The following proteins are encoded in a genomic region of Arachis stenosperma cultivar V10309 chromosome 4, arast.V10309.gnm1.PFL2, whole genome shotgun sequence:
- the LOC130976226 gene encoding uncharacterized protein LOC130976226, translated as MVVVIEQQEIKDRNANPSRVVARNDASDGFETASDTDLGSDNGGDDVGASSHDQPLEQPQQQHQQQQLKIEHLEAEPEQSVSPSNSCPGDLLINEELEKKAMVQANEAKAEGNKLFVDGKYEEALSQYELALQVASDMSSLVEIRSICHANRAVCFQKLGKYDNTVKECTKALDLNPVYIKALVRRGEAHEKLEHFEEAIADMKKILEIDPSNDQARKAIRRLEPLAAEKREMMKEEMIAKLKEMGNSFLGRFGMSVDNFKAVKDPNTGSYSISFQH; from the exons ATGGTGGTGGTGATAGAGCAGCAAGAGATCAAGGATCGAAACGCCAATCCCTCCAGGGTGGTTGCCCGTAACGACGCTTCCGACGGTTTTGAAACGGCCAGCGACACCGACCTTGGCAGTGACAACGGAGGGGATGACGTCGGAGCTAGCAGCCATGATCAACCGCTCGAGCAACCGCAGCAGCAACATCAACAGCAGCAGCTGAAGATAGAGCATTTGGAGGCGGAGCCGGAGCAGAGTGTTTCTCCAAGTAATAGTTGCCCTGGGGATCTCTTGATCAATGAGGAGTTGGAGAAG AAAGCAATGGTTCAAGCAAATGAAGCAAAGGCAGAAGGGAACAAGCTTTTTGTGGATGGGAAGTATGAGGAAGCATTATCCCAGTATGAACTTGCTTTACAAGTTGCATCTGACATGTCTTCATTGGTTGAAATACGCTCAATATGCCATGCAAACCGTGCTGTGTGCTTTCAGAAACTG GGAAAATATGACAACACAGTTAAAGAATGCACAAAAGCACTAGATCTGAATCCAGTGTACATTAAAGCTTTAGTAAGAAGAGGAGAAGCTCATGAAAAGCTTGAACATTTTGAAGAAGCCATTGCTG ATATGAAAAAGATCTTAGAAATTGATCCCTCAAATGATCAAGCTAGGAAGGCCATCAGGCGACTTGAGCCGCTTGCTGCAGAAAAGCGGGAAATGATGAAGGAAGAGATGATTG CAAAACTAAAAGAAATGGGAAATTCTTTCCTGGGCCGTTTTGGGATGAGTGTTGATAACTTCAAAGCAGTTAAAGATCCAAACACTGGTTCCTATTCTATCTCATTCCAGCATTAA